Proteins encoded within one genomic window of Patescibacteria group bacterium:
- a CDS encoding SIS domain-containing protein has protein sequence MDYDSLAQKHDSSNMLARIDEFLPEFKKAAQIGYGFEPTKEFMNAKRVIGLGMGGSGMGYTILSTLAKTDGKVPVEVVSDYHLPPYVNATDAVCVTSFSGNTEETLSAAEEARALGCPMVCITTGGKLAEWAKQYHISLLQFTYPVAPRVGLPYTLGIAYGVMLKAHFLPDSDNPKTLIDGAVTEVLAHWPVEKMKAETAEFAQKLVDKMVFVVGSGFSFAVGTRWKGQLNENAKIVAFIEPMPEMCHNMYLGYKLPLDIVKSSAVIFLDSHFDHPQNRKRVKLVGDEFSAAGALVLNPTFDQINSKLGLMLAQIIFGDYVSYYLALLNGEDPVEMDRIENLKKKLI, from the coding sequence ATGGACTACGACTCTCTTGCCCAAAAACACGATTCCAGCAATATGCTGGCGCGAATCGATGAATTTCTACCGGAGTTTAAAAAAGCGGCACAAATTGGTTATGGTTTTGAGCCAACTAAAGAATTTATGAACGCCAAAAGGGTGATTGGCCTAGGTATGGGCGGGTCTGGAATGGGATATACAATTCTTTCGACTTTAGCCAAAACCGATGGCAAGGTGCCGGTTGAGGTAGTATCTGACTATCATTTACCTCCATACGTTAACGCAACCGATGCGGTGTGTGTGACCAGCTTCTCCGGTAATACCGAAGAAACGCTGTCGGCGGCAGAGGAAGCGCGCGCACTTGGTTGCCCAATGGTTTGCATTACCACCGGTGGCAAACTGGCAGAATGGGCAAAACAATACCATATTTCACTGTTGCAATTTACGTATCCGGTAGCTCCCCGAGTAGGTCTGCCATACACGCTTGGTATCGCGTATGGGGTAATGCTCAAGGCGCATTTTTTGCCTGATTCAGATAATCCAAAGACATTAATTGATGGCGCCGTAACCGAGGTGCTAGCCCATTGGCCGGTAGAAAAAATGAAAGCCGAAACAGCAGAATTTGCCCAAAAGCTAGTTGATAAAATGGTTTTTGTGGTTGGTAGCGGATTTTCGTTTGCCGTTGGCACGCGTTGGAAAGGCCAGCTTAACGAAAATGCCAAAATTGTGGCATTTATTGAACCAATGCCAGAGATGTGCCACAACATGTATTTGGGATATAAATTGCCATTGGATATTGTCAAATCTTCGGCTGTCATCTTTTTAGATTCCCATTTTGATCATCCCCAAAATCGCAAGCGCGTTAAATTGGTCGGCGATGAGTTTAGCGCCGCCGGTGCTTTGGTGTTAAACCCGACATTCGATCAAATCAATTCAAAATTAGGGCTAATGTTGGCGCAGATTATTTTTGGTGATTATGTAAGCTATTATTTGGCGTTATTAAACGGCGAAGATCCGGTGGAAATGGACCGAATCGAGAATTTAAAGAAAAAATTGATATAA
- a CDS encoding pseudouridine synthase: MRLNRYIASSGLCSRRKADELIQSGKVRVNGVISEDFVDVNVGSDKIEYLTAPNVWAELKLDQELVVYALNKPLDYVCSALDAHNAKLVIDLVPKTARVFPVGRLDKDSTGLLLLTNDGDLTNKLTSPAQHIQKTYLVKCHIPPNYNRSQLKLNLKKLSTGIVLDGYPTLPAKIKLREELNDDHILFEMTLFEGKNRQIRRMCQKIGLNVVELSRVSIGGLQLSDLKIDVGHYIKLNNNQIKLLLK; encoded by the coding sequence ATGAGACTAAATCGATACATCGCCTCATCTGGTTTATGTTCGCGACGCAAGGCAGACGAGCTTATTCAATCTGGCAAAGTTCGAGTTAACGGTGTAATATCCGAAGATTTTGTGGATGTTAATGTTGGTAGCGATAAGATTGAGTATTTGACTGCGCCAAATGTTTGGGCTGAGCTAAAATTAGATCAAGAATTGGTGGTTTATGCCTTAAATAAACCGCTGGATTACGTTTGTAGCGCATTAGATGCTCACAACGCCAAATTAGTGATAGATTTGGTGCCAAAAACCGCACGCGTCTTTCCGGTTGGCCGGCTAGATAAAGATAGCACCGGCCTGCTATTACTGACCAATGATGGAGATTTGACCAACAAACTGACTAGTCCGGCACAGCATATTCAGAAAACGTATTTGGTTAAATGTCATATTCCGCCAAACTATAATCGGTCGCAACTCAAGCTAAACTTAAAGAAGCTATCTACCGGCATTGTTTTAGATGGATATCCTACCCTGCCGGCAAAAATTAAGCTAAGAGAAGAGCTGAATGATGACCACATCTTGTTTGAGATGACGTTATTTGAGGGGAAAAACCGACAAATTCGCCGAATGTGTCAAAAAATCGGATTGAATGTGGTTGAGCTTTCGCGCGTATCGATTGGCGGGCTTCAGTTATCCGACCTTAAAATTGACGTGGGGCATTATATTAAGTTAAACAATAATCAAATTAAACTATTATTGAAATGA
- a CDS encoding serine hydrolase: MMHKLLLVISVFITAFISPAVSSHFDQRMIIKTPVIHINPPIISTPAIIPTLGKLDTLSILAQSYLVYEPSTATVLVEKNGYTKRPTASTIKIMTAVLTIENKKMEEVITVSPLAASQPGSTAGLKAGEKITVENALYGLLLNSGNDCAWALAEYVGGTEERFVEMMNVRGKSLGLTTFHANDPAGLDESATTGTYASPFDIAKLLSYAMKYPALSKIMTTKNYTLYNTSGKNARILLNSNRFIQNDDNRIIGGKTGTGSNISVGGAGHVLVVAAKQDGYTIIAIVDGTTIDSNTASYDQLKILLDFTFANIVPTTKTW; the protein is encoded by the coding sequence ATGATGCACAAACTCTTGCTTGTAATATCCGTATTCATAACCGCCTTTATTAGCCCGGCGGTTTCATCGCATTTTGATCAACGTATGATTATCAAAACGCCGGTTATTCATATTAATCCCCCTATAATCTCTACACCGGCAATTATTCCGACTCTGGGTAAACTAGATACCTTATCAATTTTAGCCCAGAGTTATTTGGTGTATGAGCCGTCAACTGCCACCGTGCTGGTTGAAAAAAACGGGTACACTAAAAGACCAACCGCCAGTACTATCAAAATTATGACCGCGGTTTTGACCATCGAAAACAAGAAAATGGAGGAAGTAATAACGGTTTCGCCTCTTGCCGCGTCTCAACCGGGGTCAACTGCCGGGCTTAAAGCGGGTGAAAAAATTACGGTTGAAAACGCGCTTTATGGGTTATTATTAAATTCGGGCAACGATTGCGCCTGGGCGTTGGCTGAATACGTTGGGGGTACCGAAGAGCGTTTTGTCGAGATGATGAATGTGCGGGGCAAAAGTCTTGGCCTAACCACGTTTCATGCTAACGACCCGGCCGGATTAGATGAGTCAGCCACAACCGGCACCTACGCTTCCCCGTTTGACATTGCCAAACTGCTTAGCTATGCCATGAAATATCCGGCTTTGTCAAAAATTATGACCACAAAGAACTATACTCTTTATAATACCAGTGGGAAGAACGCTCGCATTTTATTAAACTCGAATCGATTTATTCAAAATGATGACAATCGCATTATTGGGGGCAAAACCGGTACCGGGTCAAATATCAGTGTTGGGGGTGCCGGTCACGTGCTGGTAGTAGCGGCAAAACAAGACGGATACACCATCATTGCCATTGTGGACGGTACAACCATAGACAGTAATACTGCGTCATATGACCAGCTGAAGATACTGCTAGATTTTACATTTGCCAACATTGTTCCAACCACCAAAACTTGGTAA
- the rnc gene encoding ribonuclease III, which produces MLPERNFDALETQIGYTFSDRNLLQRVFIHRSALNENRQLGLENNERLEFLGDAVLELVVTEYLYLKYNKPEGELTNWRSALVRGQHLAEISENIGFGDLMYLSHGEAKSGGKAKQLILANAFEALIGAMFLDGGYEPIKQFIAKFVLVHLDTILQSGQHIDPKSQLQEITQEKHGITPNYKVLDEQGPDHQKIFTVGVYLNDKQIGTGQGNSKQLAQIQAAVAGIEYLNSENSKH; this is translated from the coding sequence ATGCTCCCAGAACGTAATTTTGATGCCCTAGAAACTCAAATTGGTTACACTTTTAGTGACCGCAATTTATTGCAGCGTGTTTTTATTCACCGCTCAGCATTAAATGAAAATAGACAGTTGGGTTTGGAGAACAACGAGCGGCTTGAATTTTTGGGTGATGCCGTTTTGGAATTAGTGGTTACCGAATATTTATATTTAAAATATAACAAACCGGAAGGCGAACTAACCAACTGGCGTTCGGCGCTGGTTCGTGGTCAGCACTTAGCCGAAATTTCCGAAAATATCGGTTTTGGCGATTTGATGTATTTAAGCCATGGTGAGGCAAAAAGCGGTGGAAAAGCCAAACAACTAATTTTAGCTAACGCTTTTGAGGCTTTAATTGGGGCGATGTTCTTAGATGGGGGGTACGAACCGATCAAACAGTTTATTGCCAAATTCGTCTTAGTGCATTTAGATACAATTTTACAAAGCGGCCAGCACATTGATCCTAAAAGTCAGCTGCAAGAAATCACCCAAGAAAAACACGGCATTACGCCAAACTATAAGGTGCTAGACGAACAAGGGCCAGACCATCAAAAAATATTTACAGTTGGTGTATACCTAAACGATAAACAAATTGGTACCGGCCAGGGGAACTCTAAACAGTTAGCTCAAATCCAAGCAGCTGTTGCCGGTATTGAGTACCTCAATTCCGAAAACTCGAAGCACTAA
- the nusB gene encoding transcription antitermination factor NusB → MNRHLSRTIVMQSVYEWDFRRDQDIEQVALRNISQFDAITDKEYIVPMVNGIVANIEKIDDLIQKSAPDWPLDQVAVIDKTILRLATYELIIDRSVPAKVVINEAVELAKSFGSDNSSKFINGVLGTLYRSSDIPKEPEVEEILKTIDSEVEPDPLPITAHVMPDDEIR, encoded by the coding sequence ATGAATCGACATTTATCCCGAACCATCGTAATGCAATCTGTATACGAATGGGATTTTCGTCGCGACCAAGATATTGAACAAGTCGCTTTAAGAAACATCAGCCAATTTGATGCTATTACCGACAAAGAATATATTGTACCAATGGTTAATGGGATTGTGGCAAATATCGAGAAGATTGATGATTTGATCCAAAAATCCGCTCCAGACTGGCCACTTGACCAGGTTGCGGTTATCGACAAAACCATTTTGCGCCTTGCGACATACGAACTAATAATCGATCGTTCGGTGCCGGCAAAAGTGGTTATTAACGAAGCGGTTGAATTGGCAAAATCGTTCGGGTCCGATAATTCAAGCAAATTTATTAATGGAGTACTTGGCACATTATATCGCTCAAGCGACATTCCAAAAGAACCGGAAGTTGAAGAAATTCTTAAAACTATTGACTCCGAAGTTGAGCCAGATCCACTACCAATAACCGCCCACGTTATGCCCGATGATGAAATAAGGTAA
- the rpmF gene encoding 50S ribosomal protein L32 produces MAMPKKRMSHMRSGTRRSQLSATLPTVMFCPNCHAPRQSHAVCENCGQYRGKQVVAKVEATPAATETAPKTDK; encoded by the coding sequence ATGGCAATGCCAAAAAAACGAATGTCGCACATGCGCTCAGGCACCAGACGCAGCCAGCTAAGTGCAACTCTGCCTACAGTAATGTTTTGCCCAAACTGTCACGCGCCTAGACAATCTCATGCTGTTTGCGAAAATTGTGGTCAATATCGCGGCAAACAGGTAGTAGCGAAAGTTGAAGCCACCCCGGCCGCCACTGAAACCGCACCTAAAACAGATAAATAA
- a CDS encoding DUF177 domain-containing protein codes for MVKQSLEHYHINQFTRLPKGESAADQIEINQLIGSKLVGLDLIGPIGVNLEWTNNYPVLDLSLATTTSYQTVCIKCQKEIEQKIDSSDQYEYSRNNDDLNYQIHSDDTINLTQAIIDTTALDLTEYPVCKTDCRGLCPECGIDLNSNPNHTHKTS; via the coding sequence ATGGTAAAACAATCATTAGAACATTATCACATCAACCAGTTTACTCGCTTGCCAAAGGGTGAGAGTGCGGCTGATCAGATTGAGATCAACCAATTAATTGGTTCGAAATTGGTTGGATTGGATTTAATTGGCCCAATTGGTGTCAACCTCGAGTGGACGAATAATTATCCAGTGCTCGATCTTTCATTAGCAACAACGACAAGTTATCAAACTGTTTGTATCAAATGTCAAAAAGAGATTGAACAAAAAATTGACTCATCGGATCAATATGAATATAGCCGCAATAACGATGACCTAAATTATCAAATTCATAGCGATGATACTATTAACCTAACACAAGCTATCATTGATACAACCGCCTTGGATCTGACTGAATATCCAGTATGTAAAACAGATTGCCGCGGACTTTGCCCCGAATGCGGCATAGACCTAAATAGCAACCCAAATCACACTCACAAAACTAGCTAA
- a CDS encoding C39 family peptidase: MKKILVIVIAVAGIVLGALYYLNSRKTPTAPVATATPTVIPSASVTPSTTSTPTPTPTSASTPTATPSKVSSIKLDVPFISQAPLLVWDALHEDACEEASLIMVLHYLDKTKISSANAAEDEIQSMIKYEESVGLEKSITISQLADVAKHYGITNTKVKEDATAADLKNELTQNHVVILPAAGRELHNPHFTAPGPIYHMLVLTGFDQTGFITNDPGTKYGEDYRYTFDVLINAIHDWDPADIENGAKNYLIFE, from the coding sequence ATGAAAAAAATACTTGTAATTGTTATTGCCGTAGCTGGGATAGTTTTGGGTGCTTTGTATTACCTAAATTCTAGAAAAACGCCAACTGCGCCGGTTGCAACTGCAACTCCAACAGTTATTCCGTCTGCAAGTGTTACTCCATCCACTACGTCAACTCCGACTCCAACCCCAACCTCGGCATCCACTCCAACCGCAACCCCAAGTAAAGTCAGCTCGATCAAATTAGATGTGCCGTTTATTAGTCAGGCGCCATTGTTGGTTTGGGATGCACTTCACGAGGATGCTTGTGAAGAAGCTAGTTTAATTATGGTGCTACATTATTTAGATAAAACAAAAATATCCAGCGCAAATGCCGCAGAAGACGAAATACAAAGTATGATAAAGTATGAAGAATCGGTTGGGCTTGAGAAAAGTATTACCATTTCTCAACTAGCAGACGTGGCCAAGCACTATGGGATAACTAATACCAAAGTCAAAGAAGACGCAACTGCGGCAGATTTGAAAAATGAGTTGACACAAAATCACGTTGTAATTTTACCGGCAGCTGGCAGAGAGTTACACAATCCACACTTCACCGCCCCGGGGCCTATCTATCATATGCTGGTGTTAACCGGATTTGACCAAACCGGTTTTATCACCAACGACCCAGGGACAAAATACGGTGAAGACTATCGGTACACTTTTGATGTACT